AATGAATGAATACCGTACCGGGCTTCAGGTTTTTGGCAATGAAATGTGCCATTGTTGCATCTTTTATTGCCTGTGCTTTTGGGAGGTTATCGCCGCCGTGGCCACCTGACATTTCGAACATTTTCACATAACCGGGCAGTGTCGCATCATACGCAATGGGCAATGGCGCTACCCACGCTTTTTCTTCGGCAGTAAGCCCATCAAGCGCTTCGAAGCCGCCTTTATACACTCTATTGGCAAAACGGCGGGGTACATTGGCCGCGATAAACGGATAGTTTTTCCCTTTAGCAAAGTCCACCAATGGCTTATAGTCGGTCTTATGATTGGGCCACAGGCGGGCCAGCGTGTCGAATGCTTTTTGGTCGATCTCCCCGCGCAGGTACTGGTCGAGTTGCTTTTGGTTATCGGCTTCGATCATCTCAGCGCCAAGTACTAACGGTTTGGTTTCCGAAAGGTCTTTTGCGAGTTCGAGTTCCAGCCAGTGGATTAGGGAATTGTCATGATGCTCCCCAAACAGTACAACTTCTGTATCTCCCGCGACTTTCAGCAGTTTTTTATAGGTGGTTTTTTTGCCTTGCTTAGTATAGAGCTGGTAGGGCCGGCCTTCCTGCGCAAAGGTTATGGCAGAAAGGAAAAGTGCTGTCAGGATTAGATGGAGTTTCATTGTGTTATTTTGATTGGATAAAAATAAGCAATTTTGGCCTCACCCCCAACCCCTCTCCATGGAGAGGAGCAGCTGCACTCATGCTGGATATGTTCACCAGATACATACCAAAACCTGAGGAATCAAAAATTTTACTCCCCGTTTTTTTTATAATTCTTAAAAATGCAATCTGGCCGAAAGTTGTTTGGCATTTTCCCATTCATCCTTTATACTTTTATATCTTAAAATCGTTCACTATGACCTTTGGAATTGACGCCATTGCCTTTGATATTGCCAGACTGCACCTACCGATAAAAACGCTTGCCGATGCCCGGGGCATTGATCCCGAAAAGCTCGAAAAAGGGCTCGGGCTCGTGAAAATGACATTACCTGATGTACACCAGGATACCGTGGTATTTGGCGCCAATGCCCTGACGAAACTCATTACTCAAAACCATATCGACCTGAAAGAAATCAGCCGTATTTATGTAGGTACCGAGAGCGGCATTGACAGTTCCAAGCCTATTGGGTCCTTCCTCGTTTCGCTGATGGAGCAGAAGTTTGGCGAAGGATCGCTTTCGCATTGCGATACACTGGATATTACATTCGCCTGCATTGGTGGCGTGGATGCACTGCACAACTGCCTGGACTACGTTCGCCTCAATCCAACAAAAAAAGCAATAGTTGTCACCACCGATATTGCTAAATACGATTTGGAGTCTACCGGCGAATACACGCAGGGAGCAGGCGCACTGGCGATGCTGATTAGTGCTGACCCGCGGATCATTTCCTTTTCAGGAGAATTTGCCGTGAGTACTAAGGGCGTATTCGATTTCTTTAAGCCCTATCACACAGTTGATAAAAGGGATATAAACGGCAACGAAAATAATGAACCCTGGCATGATGTGCTCGAAGCCGAAATTGAGATACATAAAGACCAGCCGGTATTCGACGGGCAGTATTCTAACCAATGCTATACTGACCGGACGAAAGAAGCGTATTTCCGGTTTAAAGAAATGACTAATACAAAAGGCTCATTGCATGAAAGCTGGGAGGCACTGCTCTTGCATCTGCCTTATGCTTACCAGGGCCGCAGGATGTTCCCTGAAATTTACGGACTTGACGCAGCCTCACCCCTGCTTACGGGTAACGAAGAGCCTTCGGAATACCAAAGTAAAATAAAGGAAATAGCAAAATCGGAGGCCTACAGGGATTTTGTAAACCGGAAATTGCAAATGGCTGAGACGGCATCATCGCTCATCGGAAATTTATATACCGGTTCCATTTTTATGGGATTGCTTTCGGCGTTAAGCCAATTCTCCAAAAATGGTGCGGATATTACCGGAAAGAAATTTGGGTTCCTGGCGTATGGCAGCGGCTCAAAATCGAAAGTATTCGAAGGCACGGTGCAACCCGGCTGGAAAGAAGCTATAGATAAAACGCAACTCTTTGACAAATTCGGCGAAAGCCATGAGATTGGTTTTGAAACCTATCTTAAACTACATAAAAAAGAGTTGAAGAGTAGTGTACTACCTACCACGAATGAATGGGCGCTTGACCGGATTGAGAAGGAAAGCCCGAATTTAAAAGGGGCGAGATATTACCGCTGGGCGGAGTAAAGCCAATTTCATTCTTAATAGACTTGACGGCTTCCTCAATATCATTCGTGATCTTAATATACATTCCATGATTAGCTCCCCTGAAATAGAGTTGGCCATTTTCGGCGGTAAGGATCATTACGCGGTCGAGTTCTTCAGGTTTGCGCTCTTCGGCAAATTCGAGCAGCAGCACATTGCCCTCAAGGTAGTAACGCCCGCAATAATAAGAATTGTTGATTCCCATAAAGTTTTCACGAAATACAAAAGTTTGGTTCTTCCTCAGCTTCAGCGTGTACTGCCCAAACTTATGCTGCCGCTGTGCTACAAGCATAGTGCGCGAAAGCCGGTTGAGGACATCGCCGCTCCGGGCCATACGGTCTTCCCTGCGCATCAGGGAACAACTCGTGAGGGTAAGCATGGAAAATATTAGTAGTATTATATTTTTCATGGGCTAAGGCGTTGATTTGTATAGATAAACAAATTGCTATGGCAAAAACGGATTGTTCTTTATAAGATCGTGATGATCATATTCAAATTTGTTGACCCAGCAACTTATGATACCTGAATCAAATTGCATCCCACCTTCGCGAATTTTCGACATTTGCATTTGTAACTTGTTATTTGGTTTGTAACTTTTGGTAAGTATCGCTGAATCCAGTGCCGCACAGGCATACATCCTTCCAATTGGATTTACTGAGAACAATAGTTTCTCAATGACACCATATTTCTTTTTCTCCAATAGGTATTTTAAGTTCAATTCGGCAAAATGTGCATAATCCCCATCTACATGATATATATCGCGATTTTTACTAAGATACTGTGGCGTATTCATATTATAAAAAATGGTCAATTCACGGGGTTCATATCGTCTATTAATTTCCAATTCCCATAAAAAATGAGGATGCTCTTTCCTATAAAGCAAAACATTATCATCATAGATCCGACTCCACTGCATCATATTGCCTGAACATTGTAAGGGAACTGTGATCTCTTTCAGGTAATGATCCCTGAAAATATCATTATCTGCATCAATTGAAATTTCAGAATATAATATACCGCCCTCAAAAACTAAAACGTTTATATATATACTCACGTATCCACCATAAACCTCGTGCTTTATATACTCAAGCTGGTCAGGAAGCAATACTCTTTCAGTACTTACATTCCCGTTAGCGGAAAGCAATGAAGGAAATATTTTAAGATAATTATCCATTGTTGGCAAAAGCCCCTGAGCCTTGTTCAGCATTTCATGAATATGCTGAATATCCTTGTCCATCCACTCTGCTACCGGATTCGTGACTTTCTCTTTTGGCCGGCAACTTATGCAATTATCAAGGGTTTGTAAATTAGTCTTATAAATGCTTTCCTGAGCAAAAAGCATTAATGGGAAGAGCAGCATTGCAACTAAACATCTCATCGCCTATTTATTTTCTATAAAAATAATCAAATAACAAACATCCGGCACAAGGCAATTTCGCAATAATCTTCCTATTTTTGATGTCCAAACAAAAAGAGATATCATGAAATACCACCAGATAGACAGCAGCCTTTTTATAAAGAACCGTAAAAAGTTCATGGCCGAAATGAAGCCGAAAAGCGTTGCCGTATTCAATTCCAATGACATTTACCCTATCAGCGCCGATAGCACCATACCGTTCCAGCAGCATCGCGACATCTTTTACCTGAGCGGTGCCGACCAGGAGGAAAGCATCCTGCTGCTGTGCCCGGACGCACCATACGAGCATCTGCGAGAGA
Above is a genomic segment from Flavobacterium album containing:
- a CDS encoding ChaN family lipoprotein; the encoded protein is MKLHLILTALFLSAITFAQEGRPYQLYTKQGKKTTYKKLLKVAGDTEVVLFGEHHDNSLIHWLELELAKDLSETKPLVLGAEMIEADNQKQLDQYLRGEIDQKAFDTLARLWPNHKTDYKPLVDFAKGKNYPFIAANVPRRFANRVYKGGFEALDGLTAEEKAWVAPLPIAYDATLPGYVKMFEMSGGHGGDNLPKAQAIKDATMAHFIAKNLKPGTVFIHYNGTYHSDNFEGIGWYLKKAKPGVKVITIAAVSQKDISKLEKENGNLADFILVVDEDMTKTY
- a CDS encoding hydroxymethylglutaryl-CoA synthase family protein; protein product: MTFGIDAIAFDIARLHLPIKTLADARGIDPEKLEKGLGLVKMTLPDVHQDTVVFGANALTKLITQNHIDLKEISRIYVGTESGIDSSKPIGSFLVSLMEQKFGEGSLSHCDTLDITFACIGGVDALHNCLDYVRLNPTKKAIVVTTDIAKYDLESTGEYTQGAGALAMLISADPRIISFSGEFAVSTKGVFDFFKPYHTVDKRDINGNENNEPWHDVLEAEIEIHKDQPVFDGQYSNQCYTDRTKEAYFRFKEMTNTKGSLHESWEALLLHLPYAYQGRRMFPEIYGLDAASPLLTGNEEPSEYQSKIKEIAKSEAYRDFVNRKLQMAETASSLIGNLYTGSIFMGLLSALSQFSKNGADITGKKFGFLAYGSGSKSKVFEGTVQPGWKEAIDKTQLFDKFGESHEIGFETYLKLHKKELKSSVLPTTNEWALDRIEKESPNLKGARYYRWAE